In the genome of Ignavibacteriales bacterium, one region contains:
- a CDS encoding DUF2652 domain-containing protein, whose amino-acid sequence MENKGLLFIPDISGFTKFVNQTDIEHSRMIIQELLELLINTNKIGLEISEIEGDAILFYKFGEAPKLEEIYKQVEAMFREFHRHLLRYDQHKYCQCNACLSMVGLSLKVITHYGEFTGYNVKQFSKLIGKDVIVAHQLLKNDIDQHEYWLVTQNLVYKTPPAGFTDWMKWNIGAKQTDSGEIPFHYTQLSELRNEITPEAAPEYGLTEKTKALSFIKEYDTDIITLFHAAGDFNYRNKWFVGVKSVEVPNQHLPRLGMKCKCIMDNEQEVFYSSGYTYGEDRIEFNETDEGKMFSVQYTLEKINVRRTKLTIDVFIKKGLLNKIFFGVLKKKKTEATFNQSLENLSGFVKELKVPSALS is encoded by the coding sequence ATGGAAAACAAAGGACTCCTTTTCATTCCTGATATAAGCGGGTTTACAAAGTTTGTAAACCAAACAGACATTGAACACAGCCGGATGATCATACAGGAACTGCTTGAGTTATTAATAAACACGAACAAGATTGGTCTCGAAATTTCTGAAATTGAGGGTGATGCGATTTTATTTTACAAATTTGGTGAAGCCCCCAAGCTTGAAGAAATCTATAAACAGGTTGAAGCAATGTTCCGGGAATTTCATAGACATCTGCTTAGGTATGATCAGCATAAATACTGTCAGTGTAATGCATGTCTTTCAATGGTTGGACTTTCACTTAAAGTGATTACTCATTACGGTGAGTTCACAGGATATAACGTAAAACAGTTCAGTAAGCTTATCGGAAAGGATGTTATAGTCGCGCACCAGCTATTAAAAAATGATATTGATCAGCATGAATACTGGCTTGTCACTCAAAACCTGGTTTATAAAACTCCGCCAGCAGGATTTACCGACTGGATGAAATGGAACATCGGGGCAAAGCAAACTGATTCAGGAGAAATACCTTTTCATTATACACAATTAAGTGAACTTAGAAATGAAATAACTCCCGAAGCAGCGCCTGAATACGGGCTTACTGAAAAAACAAAAGCACTTTCATTCATCAAAGAGTATGATACAGACATCATAACACTTTTTCATGCGGCAGGTGATTTTAATTACAGGAACAAATGGTTCGTCGGTGTAAAATCTGTTGAAGTGCCGAATCAACATTTACCAAGACTCGGAATGAAATGCAAATGTATTATGGATAACGAGCAGGAAGTTTTTTATTCAAGCGGCTACACTTATGGCGAAGATAGAATAGAGTTTAATGAAACAGATGAAGGGAAAATGTTTTCTGTTCAATACACTCTTGAGAAAATAAATGTCAGAAGAACAAAACTGACAATTGATGTTTTTATAAAAAAGGGTCTTTTGAACAAAATTTTTTTTGGTGTTTTAAAAAAGAAAAAAACCGAAGCCACCTTCAACCAATCACTGGAAAACCTGTCTGGCTTTGTGAAAGAGTTAAAGGTTCCATCAGCATTAAGCTGA
- a CDS encoding cysteine synthase family protein has protein sequence MNTNSNILHTIGNTSLVQLNKVVPKGSAKIFVKLEWENPTGSMKDRAAQAMIQRAEEDGRLKPGYAIVEYTGGSTGISLALVCVAKGYKLNIITSDAFSQDKLNQMKAFGAELTMVPSEGGLTTKKLILDMIEAAKEVSKQPNTYWTNQLYNEDSISGYFPLAEEIWQQTNGKVNAFVQSAGTAASSRGVATILKQYNSKIKTVVVEPGESPVLSGGQPGPHKIEGVGIGYTPPLWKPDLVDEIIPVKTEDAKEMARRLAREEGLFAGTSSGANVVAAIKVAEQLGPESTVVTLMVDSGLKYLSTDVYKIKVDRP, from the coding sequence ATGAATACAAATTCAAACATCCTTCACACAATCGGCAATACATCACTTGTGCAGCTTAACAAAGTTGTTCCGAAGGGATCTGCAAAAATTTTTGTTAAACTTGAATGGGAAAATCCAACCGGCAGTATGAAAGACCGTGCTGCGCAGGCTATGATACAGCGCGCTGAAGAAGACGGTCGTTTAAAACCCGGTTATGCAATTGTCGAATATACCGGCGGGAGTACCGGGATATCACTTGCACTGGTCTGCGTTGCGAAAGGGTACAAACTTAATATCATTACTTCTGACGCATTCAGCCAGGATAAACTTAACCAGATGAAAGCATTCGGCGCTGAGCTTACAATGGTACCAAGTGAAGGCGGACTTACTACAAAAAAATTAATTCTTGATATGATAGAAGCCGCAAAAGAAGTCAGCAAACAACCCAACACATACTGGACAAATCAACTATACAATGAAGACAGCATAAGCGGATACTTTCCTTTAGCTGAAGAGATCTGGCAGCAAACAAACGGAAAGGTTAATGCGTTTGTTCAAAGTGCGGGAACTGCGGCATCATCGCGGGGTGTTGCAACAATTCTTAAACAGTACAATTCAAAAATAAAAACAGTTGTTGTTGAACCTGGTGAATCGCCTGTTCTTTCGGGTGGTCAACCCGGTCCGCATAAAATTGAAGGGGTGGGAATTGGTTATACCCCGCCGTTATGGAAACCCGATTTGGTCGATGAAATTATTCCTGTTAAAACAGAAGACGCAAAAGAAATGGCAAGACGTTTGGCGAGAGAAGAAGGTTTGTTTGCGGGCACATCTTCAGGCGCGAATGTTGTCGCAGCAATAAAAGTCGCAGAACAACTTGGTCCCGAATCAACAGTAGTTACACTTATGGTTGATTCCGGTTTGAAGTATTTAAGTACTGATGTTTATAAAATAAAAGTTGACAGGCCTTGA
- a CDS encoding putative metal-dependent hydrolase, giving the protein MEKLKYPIGKFAWPESVDDKTLQQHLDDIETLPAKLKAAVKGLTEQQLNTPYRPDGWTVKQVVHHVCDSHLNSYIRFKWALTEDTPTIKAYVQSKWAGLKEYELLSVDDSLTFLEALHKRLITLLRSLTKEELEREFIHPETQAHIKLRNNIALYAWHSKHHTAHITSLRERNGW; this is encoded by the coding sequence TTGGAAAAACTTAAATACCCCATCGGCAAATTTGCCTGGCCCGAATCTGTTGACGACAAAACATTACAACAGCATCTTGATGATATTGAAACGCTGCCGGCAAAATTAAAAGCCGCGGTTAAAGGATTAACCGAACAGCAGCTTAACACACCATACCGACCTGATGGATGGACAGTTAAACAGGTTGTTCATCACGTTTGCGATAGTCACCTGAACAGTTACATACGTTTCAAATGGGCGTTGACTGAAGATACTCCAACTATAAAAGCTTACGTACAATCAAAGTGGGCGGGATTAAAAGAGTATGAATTATTAAGTGTGGATGACTCATTAACATTTCTTGAAGCGCTGCATAAAAGATTAATTACACTTCTTCGTTCATTAACAAAAGAAGAACTTGAAAGAGAGTTTATTCATCCGGAAACACAGGCTCACATAAAACTGAGAAATAATATTGCTTTGTATGCGTGGCATAGCAAACATCATACGGCACATATAACTTCTTTGAGGGAAAGAAATGGTTGGTGA
- a CDS encoding carboxypeptidase-like regulatory domain-containing protein — MHQIKWFERKINLTIAVLILSMISIHCGSSSTAIRVYEGYYNGKYNVDKAIVVGRVLDKVSNDPLIGAYIILEESEFGGATDLLGNYVILNISPGTYNICAKYIGYKTAVLDDVKLDKNNIYIIDFRLVAEDYLILYD; from the coding sequence ATGCACCAAATCAAATGGTTCGAAAGAAAAATTAACTTAACTATTGCGGTTCTAATTTTATCAATGATTTCTATTCACTGCGGTTCATCTTCTACTGCGATTCGAGTATATGAGGGTTATTATAATGGCAAATATAATGTTGACAAAGCCATAGTAGTAGGACGCGTTTTGGATAAGGTAAGTAATGATCCGCTAATTGGGGCGTACATAATCTTAGAAGAATCCGAATTTGGTGGTGCAACTGATCTTTTGGGTAATTATGTAATCTTGAATATTTCTCCTGGAACGTATAATATATGTGCAAAGTATATTGGATATAAAACGGCAGTACTAGATGATGTTAAATTGGACAAAAATAATATTTACATTATCGATTTTAGATTAGTAGCAGAAGACTATTTGATACTATATGATTAG
- a CDS encoding WG repeat-containing protein has protein sequence MNKIFSLLFIIFFIGFNSLTISQEKLFPVIQNGKWGYINETGTIVIEPQYLQASNFYSGFAYVKIGDSGTGVNKKSPIVEDKGYINTKGEFASISGFLSGFSEAGLFYNERARVLKNGKGVFTNSLWGFIDTSFNPVIPAEFDNAGDFSEGLAWVEVIKKFLFFVVSDKFGYIDRNGEMVIPLQFDNAGNFCDGYANITLNGKRGFIDKKGKIVVKPRFESVKHFSNSLAPVKLNGSWGFVDTNDSLIIPAVYQEVFPFNDGLALVKQSSKWGYINAQGKFVLEPQFDEVSGFSEGLAAIKNNGKWGFINTAGQFIIEPIYDYAYGFSNGLALVRVDGKFGYINRNGEYIWEPAK, from the coding sequence ATGAATAAAATTTTTTCTCTCCTTTTTATAATATTTTTTATAGGATTTAATTCTCTTACTATCAGTCAGGAAAAACTTTTTCCCGTTATTCAAAACGGCAAATGGGGATATATAAATGAAACCGGGACAATTGTAATCGAACCCCAGTATTTACAAGCTTCAAACTTTTACAGCGGATTTGCCTATGTAAAAATTGGTGATTCCGGAACAGGTGTAAATAAAAAATCACCAATAGTTGAGGATAAGGGTTACATCAATACTAAAGGTGAGTTTGCAAGTATATCTGGATTCCTTTCCGGCTTTAGTGAAGCCGGTTTGTTTTATAATGAAAGAGCCCGCGTGCTGAAAAATGGTAAAGGTGTTTTTACAAACTCTCTCTGGGGATTTATCGATACATCATTCAACCCCGTTATTCCGGCAGAGTTTGACAATGCCGGTGATTTTTCAGAAGGGCTTGCCTGGGTAGAAGTTATAAAAAAATTTTTATTCTTTGTTGTATCCGATAAGTTCGGTTATATAGATCGTAATGGGGAAATGGTTATACCGCTTCAGTTTGACAATGCCGGAAATTTTTGTGACGGTTATGCCAACATAACTCTTAACGGTAAGAGAGGATTCATTGATAAGAAAGGAAAGATAGTAGTTAAACCAAGATTTGAATCAGTAAAACATTTTTCTAACTCGCTTGCACCTGTAAAATTAAATGGAAGCTGGGGATTCGTTGATACAAACGATTCACTAATTATACCGGCTGTCTACCAGGAAGTATTTCCTTTTAATGATGGACTAGCGCTTGTTAAACAATCTAGTAAATGGGGATACATTAACGCGCAAGGTAAGTTTGTACTTGAACCGCAATTTGATGAAGTGTCCGGATTCAGCGAGGGTCTTGCTGCAATTAAAAATAACGGCAAATGGGGATTTATTAATACTGCCGGACAATTTATCATAGAGCCGATTTATGATTATGCGTATGGATTCAGCAACGGACTTGCTTTGGTAAGAGTTGATGGAAAGTTCGGATATATAAATCGTAATGGAGAATATATTTGGGAACCGGCGAAATAG
- a CDS encoding VWA domain-containing protein: MKKLFVISFLFLFGSTLFSNGVGIVNKSQPLYLQLVNTHVSVYVENQVSIVTTTQEFFNNLEMDTTVQYAFPLPDGASGTNLRWKINGIWHEALIAPTGNDTTGGGGSGPQPHASLLQYLGATPLYFSIPEQLLADSTLIVELSYVQLLPYSFGNVIFNYPNRYTLIQTQPVMEQKLDFVLISERTIDSIKCTSHPSSVISNNGDTAEVHINLSQAVADSNYKIVYSLSLSELGLYSFSTFLDDSASIADTISGGYFIFIVEPEPSAQVINKVFTLIVDRSGSMSGTKIVQAKNAASFIVQHLNTGDKFNIIDFATTVSSFRPSHIDYTPENEVAALSYISGFVASGNTNISGAFGTALPQFVTSNDSTANIIIFLTDGQPTTGLTNTQQILNYVDSLVTQLEATIMLNTFGIGSDVNVQLLTLLAANNNGLAEFLGNDQLESRITEFYLKIRNPVLLNTQMVFTPNVLYEVYPDPMPNLYIGQQMLAAGRYDEAPPVSLTFSGTRYGQPVQYNYQLELVDTSIADYQFIPKVWAKKKIENLLVTYYSLNPNTPQAIALKNQIIWLSIKYGVLSPFTTFVAQIPVELVSFSATLTGKTVELVWETASETNNLGFEIQRKFGEAEWTTIAQISGYGSSTETRRYSYVDDLSELNYKGKIYYRLKQIDFDGSYDFSEIVEVYFDALPDDYSLLQNYPNPFNPSTTIAYLIPEDAFVDLRVFDILGKEVFVIKNEYQKAGTYNIVFDGSSLASGVYFYRLNAVGNTKKFSAVRKLILMK; encoded by the coding sequence ATGAAAAAATTATTTGTCATCTCATTTCTTTTTTTATTTGGGTCAACTCTCTTTTCTAATGGTGTGGGTATAGTAAACAAAAGTCAGCCGCTATATTTACAATTGGTTAACACTCATGTTTCTGTATATGTTGAAAACCAGGTTTCAATTGTTACAACCACTCAGGAATTTTTTAATAATCTTGAGATGGATACAACAGTTCAATATGCCTTTCCTCTTCCTGACGGCGCCAGCGGAACAAATTTGCGGTGGAAGATTAATGGTATCTGGCACGAAGCACTGATAGCCCCGACCGGTAATGATACCACCGGAGGTGGAGGTTCCGGTCCGCAACCTCACGCTTCACTTTTACAATATCTTGGTGCCACGCCGTTATATTTTTCTATCCCGGAACAACTTCTTGCTGATTCCACATTGATAGTTGAATTGAGTTATGTGCAGCTGCTTCCTTATTCTTTCGGTAATGTTATATTCAATTATCCCAACAGGTACACTTTAATTCAAACTCAACCGGTGATGGAACAGAAATTGGATTTTGTTCTGATATCTGAAAGAACAATAGACTCCATAAAATGTACGAGTCATCCATCTTCGGTAATATCGAATAATGGTGATACTGCTGAAGTTCACATTAATCTTTCACAGGCAGTTGCTGATTCAAATTATAAAATTGTTTACAGCTTAAGTCTTAGTGAACTTGGTCTTTATTCGTTCAGTACTTTCCTCGATGACTCTGCAAGCATAGCGGATACAATTTCAGGAGGATATTTTATTTTTATTGTTGAGCCCGAACCATCCGCACAGGTTATTAATAAAGTGTTTACTCTCATAGTTGATCGCTCGGGAAGTATGTCGGGGACAAAAATTGTCCAGGCAAAAAATGCTGCGTCGTTTATCGTTCAGCATTTAAATACGGGAGATAAATTTAACATAATTGATTTTGCAACCACTGTTTCATCATTCAGACCATCACATATTGATTATACACCTGAAAATGAGGTGGCGGCATTGAGTTATATTTCCGGGTTCGTTGCAAGCGGAAACACAAATATTTCAGGCGCGTTCGGTACTGCTCTTCCACAATTTGTAACATCTAATGACAGTACAGCGAATATCATTATCTTTTTAACTGACGGTCAGCCAACAACAGGTTTAACAAACACTCAGCAGATTCTCAATTATGTTGATTCATTGGTTACACAGTTGGAAGCTACTATCATGCTTAATACATTCGGCATCGGCAGCGATGTTAATGTTCAACTGCTGACATTGCTTGCTGCCAACAATAACGGGCTTGCTGAGTTTCTCGGGAATGATCAACTGGAATCAAGAATAACAGAGTTCTATTTGAAAATCAGGAATCCTGTTTTGTTGAACACACAAATGGTTTTCACTCCAAACGTTCTTTATGAAGTTTATCCTGATCCGATGCCGAACCTGTATATCGGTCAGCAAATGCTTGCTGCCGGCAGATATGATGAAGCTCCCCCTGTATCACTAACTTTCAGCGGAACAAGATATGGTCAGCCGGTTCAATACAATTACCAGCTTGAACTTGTTGATACATCTATTGCTGACTATCAGTTCATTCCAAAAGTGTGGGCTAAGAAAAAAATTGAAAACTTACTTGTGACATACTATAGTCTTAACCCGAACACTCCTCAGGCAATTGCATTAAAAAATCAGATCATCTGGCTGAGCATTAAGTATGGCGTACTAAGTCCGTTCACAACATTTGTCGCTCAGATCCCTGTTGAGCTCGTATCCTTCTCTGCTACATTAACAGGTAAAACTGTTGAGCTTGTCTGGGAAACAGCAAGTGAAACAAACAATCTTGGTTTTGAAATTCAAAGAAAATTCGGAGAAGCTGAATGGACAACAATCGCGCAGATATCCGGATACGGTAGTTCAACAGAAACCAGGCGGTATTCGTACGTTGACGATCTTTCTGAGTTAAACTATAAAGGAAAAATTTATTACCGGCTGAAGCAGATTGATTTCGATGGCAGTTATGATTTTTCTGAAATTGTTGAAGTCTACTTTGACGCTTTACCTGATGATTATTCATTACTTCAGAATTACCCGAATCCTTTTAATCCGTCAACAACCATTGCATATCTTATTCCTGAAGATGCATTCGTTGACCTGAGAGTTTTTGATATACTTGGTAAAGAAGTTTTTGTTATCAAAAACGAGTATCAAAAAGCAGGTACATACAATATTGTTTTTGATGGAAGCAGTCTAGCAAGCGGAGTATATTTCTATCGCTTAAATGCCGTGGGAAATACAAAGAAATTTTCTGCTGTAAGGAAACTTATTCTAATGAAATAA
- a CDS encoding carboxypeptidase regulatory-like domain-containing protein yields MHQTKLFEKKINFAIAVLILSIISIHCSSPSSVTRIYEGPYRGTNSNNYAVVVGRVIDQEDKSPLVGGVVTVGGYSFSGSVDEKGNYVILNIPPGVYDIVAKNIGYEDTRINGVKLDSNKMYIIDFQLIQGHYFLD; encoded by the coding sequence ATGCACCAAACCAAATTGTTCGAAAAAAAAATTAACTTCGCTATTGCCGTTCTGATTTTATCAATAATTTCCATTCACTGTAGTTCACCTTCTTCCGTGACACGCATTTATGAAGGTCCGTATCGGGGTACAAACAGCAATAACTACGCTGTCGTGGTTGGACGAGTTATTGATCAAGAAGATAAAAGCCCTCTGGTTGGAGGAGTTGTCACCGTTGGTGGATATTCATTTAGCGGTTCAGTAGATGAAAAAGGCAATTATGTAATACTAAATATCCCTCCCGGAGTTTATGATATAGTTGCTAAAAATATTGGATACGAGGACACCCGTATAAACGGAGTTAAATTGGATAGTAATAAAATGTACATCATAGATTTTCAACTTATTCAAGGTCACTATTTTTTAGATTAA
- a CDS encoding DinB family protein has protein sequence MQQTKWFERKFNFTSTQNIFPSIVERLWGTPVRLEEKLKSIPPEILTTKVNGSWTIKENIGHLTDLEPLWQVRLEELKAGKQELSAAELQNTKTHNANHNEVHADKLLNDFRNIRQETLLMLEGIDDELVFRSALHPRLKTPMRTMDLFLFVAEHDDHHLARISELVKILQK, from the coding sequence ATGCAACAAACCAAATGGTTCGAGAGAAAATTTAATTTCACTTCAACACAAAATATTTTTCCTTCTATTGTCGAACGTCTTTGGGGAACGCCGGTTAGACTTGAAGAAAAACTCAAATCTATTCCCCCGGAAATTCTTACAACAAAAGTTAATGGAAGCTGGACAATAAAAGAAAATATCGGGCATCTTACTGATCTTGAACCATTGTGGCAGGTAAGGCTCGAAGAACTTAAAGCGGGTAAACAGGAATTATCTGCAGCAGAGCTTCAGAATACAAAAACACATAACGCAAATCACAATGAAGTTCATGCTGATAAACTATTAAACGATTTCAGAAACATAAGGCAGGAAACATTATTAATGCTTGAAGGCATTGACGATGAACTTGTGTTCCGTTCCGCGCTTCATCCAAGATTAAAAACACCAATGCGCACAATGGACTTATTTTTATTTGTCGCTGAGCACGATGATCATCATCTTGCAAGGATAAGCGAGCTGGTTAAGATATTGCAAAAATAA